In one Geoglobus acetivorans genomic region, the following are encoded:
- a CDS encoding succinate dehydrogenase/fumarate reductase flavoprotein subunit, which translates to MEVIKHDIVIIGAGLAGLRAAIAAAEKSREVSIALISKTYPIRCHSVCAEGGTAAVLREDEGDSFDLHGWDTVKGADFLADQDAVEFFVREIPKEILRLDNWGCPWSRREDGKIAQRAFGGQSFNRTVFAADRTGFHEVHTLYERSLMYPNITRYDEYFVTNLFIEDNAVKGVSAIHLKTGELAFFNAKAVILATGGAGRLYGFTTYSHQVTGDGLAIAYRAGVPLKDMEFVQFHPTGLIPSGILMTEACRGEGGYLRNRNGERFMEKYAPERMELAPRDVVARAMWTEIIEGRGFEGPYGPYIALDLTHLGEEKIEERLPLIRDAARKFAGIDPVEEPIPVKPVAHYTMGGVHTNMWTETPVRGLYAAGEVAAVSIHGANRLGSNSTAECLVFGRVAGEKAVEFVQGKRFSEITRDEMLAEEKRLFDEFLGRSGDENPYEIKKELNEVMDRHFWIFRTGEEMKEGIKKIQELKRRYGNIEIVDKKRGFNTDLMQAMEIGFMLDLAETVAVGAYARTESRGAHYRLDYPKRDDENWLKHTLAYYTPEGPKLEYIPVTITKWQPVERKY; encoded by the coding sequence ATGGAGGTAATCAAACACGATATAGTTATAATCGGTGCAGGTCTTGCCGGCCTCAGGGCAGCGATTGCTGCGGCTGAGAAGAGCAGAGAGGTCAGCATAGCCCTGATCTCCAAAACCTACCCGATAAGGTGCCACTCTGTCTGCGCTGAGGGTGGGACTGCAGCAGTCCTGAGAGAGGATGAGGGAGATAGCTTCGACCTGCATGGCTGGGATACCGTTAAGGGAGCAGACTTCCTGGCTGATCAGGATGCAGTCGAGTTCTTCGTCAGGGAGATTCCAAAGGAAATCCTCAGGCTGGACAACTGGGGCTGCCCCTGGAGCAGGAGGGAGGATGGGAAGATAGCCCAGAGAGCATTTGGAGGACAGAGCTTCAACAGGACTGTTTTTGCTGCAGACAGAACGGGCTTTCATGAGGTGCACACCCTATATGAGCGAAGCCTGATGTATCCTAACATCACCCGTTACGATGAATACTTCGTCACCAATCTGTTTATTGAGGATAACGCAGTCAAGGGCGTTTCGGCCATCCACCTCAAGACGGGCGAGCTGGCGTTCTTCAACGCGAAGGCCGTGATTCTCGCAACGGGTGGTGCGGGAAGGCTCTACGGCTTCACGACCTACAGCCACCAGGTCACCGGAGACGGGCTTGCCATTGCATACAGGGCAGGAGTTCCCCTGAAGGACATGGAATTCGTGCAATTCCATCCAACCGGACTGATTCCGTCCGGAATATTGATGACTGAGGCGTGCAGAGGTGAGGGAGGTTACCTGAGGAACAGGAACGGCGAGAGGTTCATGGAAAAATACGCGCCGGAGAGAATGGAGCTCGCCCCAAGGGATGTTGTCGCAAGGGCGATGTGGACGGAAATCATAGAGGGGAGAGGTTTTGAGGGACCCTACGGCCCTTACATTGCCTTAGATTTAACTCACCTCGGCGAGGAGAAGATCGAGGAGCGGTTGCCTTTGATACGAGACGCTGCAAGGAAGTTTGCCGGAATTGATCCGGTGGAGGAGCCCATTCCAGTCAAGCCTGTCGCCCACTACACGATGGGTGGTGTGCATACGAACATGTGGACTGAAACGCCCGTCAGAGGACTTTACGCGGCGGGAGAGGTCGCTGCGGTGAGCATTCACGGCGCCAACAGACTTGGCAGCAACTCGACGGCAGAATGCTTGGTTTTCGGCAGGGTCGCAGGGGAGAAGGCGGTGGAATTCGTGCAGGGGAAGAGGTTCTCGGAGATAACGAGAGATGAGATGCTCGCAGAGGAAAAGAGACTGTTCGACGAGTTCCTTGGCAGGAGCGGAGACGAAAATCCATACGAGATCAAAAAGGAGCTGAACGAGGTAATGGACAGGCACTTCTGGATATTCAGGACTGGCGAGGAAATGAAGGAGGGGATAAAGAAGATTCAGGAGCTGAAGAGGAGGTATGGGAATATCGAGATTGTGGACAAGAAGAGAGGGTTCAACACCGACCTCATGCAGGCCATGGAGATCGGCTTCATGCTTGATCTGGCTGAGACTGTTGCTGTTGGAGCCTACGCAAGAACTGAGAGCAGGGGAGCGCACTACAGGCTCGACTATCCGAAGAGGGATGATGAGAACTGGCTGAAGCACACACTTGCATACTACACTCCGGAAGGACCTAAACTGGAGTACATTCCCGTGACGATAACCAAGTGGCAGCCCGTTGAGAGGAAGTACTGA
- a CDS encoding succinate dehydrogenase iron-sulfur subunit, which translates to MEREVLFRIRRFDGDKSYWQDFRFTAKRGMTVLDGLYYIKENLDGSLAFRASCRMGVCGSCAVKINGKPRLACETQILDIGSTLEIEPLDNMPVLKDLIVDMDDFFRKHEAVKPYLMREDDDYENPKELLQTPKELHAYYDFTLCIKCGACYSACPASATRSDYLGPAAITAAYRFCADSRDEGKEERLSLVSGSEGVWRCHFNAECSEVCPKSIEPAKAVQKMRLMSAIHMIKSIFR; encoded by the coding sequence ATGGAGAGGGAGGTGCTCTTCAGGATCAGGAGGTTTGATGGAGATAAGAGCTACTGGCAGGATTTCCGCTTCACAGCCAAAAGGGGAATGACTGTGCTGGATGGACTTTACTACATAAAGGAGAACCTCGACGGCTCCTTGGCTTTCAGAGCCTCGTGCAGAATGGGTGTATGCGGGAGCTGTGCGGTCAAGATCAACGGCAAACCGAGGCTTGCATGCGAGACGCAGATATTGGATATTGGCAGCACCCTCGAGATAGAGCCGCTCGACAACATGCCCGTCCTGAAGGACCTGATCGTGGACATGGATGACTTTTTCAGGAAGCATGAAGCTGTTAAGCCCTACCTGATGAGAGAAGATGACGACTACGAGAATCCGAAGGAGCTGCTTCAGACTCCGAAGGAGCTGCACGCTTACTACGACTTTACGCTCTGCATAAAATGCGGAGCGTGCTACTCAGCCTGTCCTGCAAGCGCGACGAGGAGCGACTATCTCGGGCCAGCTGCCATAACCGCCGCTTACAGATTCTGTGCAGACAGCAGGGATGAGGGCAAGGAGGAGAGGCTCAGCCTCGTCTCAGGCTCTGAGGGCGTGTGGAGGTGCCATTTCAACGCTGAATGCAGCGAGGTGTGTCCGAAAAGCATAGAGCCGGCAAAAGCTGTGCAGAAGATGAGGCTGATGAGCGCGATCCACATGATTAAGAGCATCTTCAGGTGA
- a CDS encoding radical SAM protein translates to MFPATHCTHCQGSDESIENPVHHPTYEITPKCNLNCIYCYSNVALKKGKAPMPGYYGDTEDVRSITLSQYGEPLVAGIDEVERVARELKDMFPQARLDLQTNGILLNEKAIKRLEKYFELAMVSLDVSSKEKYARITGFDGFDILMDNLKALSSSSIRGVIRTIYMPGINDKDVFELAELANRLNMEVFLQPLSVYDKELMESHGLDMERTEDIVEFLDVTERLREIADVRIPGCFIVNVRRIERDFGREYLKLIRRNALAEVPEMKRERKFVL, encoded by the coding sequence ATGTTTCCCGCGACGCACTGCACGCACTGTCAGGGAAGTGACGAGAGCATAGAAAATCCGGTGCATCACCCGACTTACGAGATCACGCCAAAGTGCAACCTGAACTGCATCTACTGCTACTCCAACGTGGCGTTGAAGAAGGGTAAAGCTCCGATGCCAGGTTATTACGGTGACACGGAGGATGTGAGATCGATAACCCTCTCCCAGTATGGCGAACCGCTTGTTGCAGGGATAGATGAGGTGGAGAGGGTTGCGAGAGAGTTAAAAGACATGTTCCCGCAGGCGAGGCTCGATTTGCAGACCAACGGCATTCTGCTGAACGAGAAGGCGATAAAAAGGCTCGAGAAATACTTTGAGCTTGCCATGGTTAGCCTGGACGTCTCTTCTAAGGAGAAGTACGCCAGAATAACGGGCTTCGATGGATTTGACATTCTGATGGACAACCTCAAAGCACTGAGCAGCTCGTCCATCAGGGGAGTTATCAGGACGATTTACATGCCCGGAATTAACGATAAGGACGTTTTCGAGCTTGCAGAGCTTGCGAACAGGCTCAACATGGAGGTATTCCTTCAGCCCCTTTCGGTTTATGATAAGGAGCTGATGGAGAGTCACGGGCTCGACATGGAGAGGACTGAGGACATTGTGGAGTTTCTCGATGTGACGGAAAGACTCAGGGAAATAGCTGATGTCAGAATCCCCGGATGCTTTATAGTCAATGTGAGAAGAATAGAGAGAGACTTCGGGAGGGAGTACCTGAAGCTCATCAGGAGAAACGCGCTCGCAGAGGTTCCGGAGATGAAAAGGGAAAGGAAGTTCGTTCTGTGA
- the sdhC gene encoding succinate dehydrogenase, cytochrome b556 subunit: MSESHTRKVLEPFGWVFQMITGLLLFAFVIFHLYITHLTSHDALEYAKVVQRLSNPAIKAFYWLFLASASFHAFNGLRAILLDTDFGGRNERAVNTLTMALFVVAVVYGGLLLITF; this comes from the coding sequence ATGAGCGAATCACACACGAGAAAGGTTCTGGAGCCGTTTGGCTGGGTATTTCAGATGATAACCGGGCTTTTGCTCTTCGCCTTCGTCATCTTCCACCTGTACATAACCCACCTGACATCCCACGACGCTTTAGAGTACGCGAAGGTTGTTCAAAGGCTGTCCAACCCGGCAATAAAGGCATTCTACTGGCTCTTCTTAGCCTCAGCCTCATTCCACGCATTCAACGGGCTAAGGGCGATCTTGCTGGACACGGACTTTGGAGGAAGGAACGAGAGGGCAGTTAACACTCTGACGATGGCGCTGTTCGTTGTGGCAGTGGTTTACGGCGGGCTGTTATTGATTACCTTTTAA
- the sfsA gene encoding DNA/RNA nuclease SfsA — protein sequence MVEICNLVEGRLVRRANRFVLEIEVAGKVERAHLRDSGRLTELMKPGNRVLARPKKREKTSYEVFVIFDEYVPVVVNSSIHTDIAVEILEGEGYRIEGREVKAGRSRIDLLVSRDGVSRLVEVKGCTLVRQGVALFPDAPTERGVKHVREIMERRGMIFFLVMRNDARVFMPNQETHPEFARVLMEARENGVDVRAALLRPELQEDCLTIKFERYLPVEFPEEL from the coding sequence ATGGTGGAGATCTGCAATCTGGTTGAGGGCAGACTCGTAAGGAGAGCCAACAGGTTCGTTCTCGAGATTGAGGTTGCCGGTAAAGTCGAGAGGGCCCATCTGAGGGACTCGGGAAGGCTGACGGAGCTGATGAAACCCGGAAACAGGGTGCTCGCGAGGCCGAAAAAGCGGGAGAAGACGAGCTACGAGGTGTTCGTGATCTTCGATGAATATGTCCCTGTTGTCGTAAACTCATCCATTCACACGGATATTGCGGTCGAGATTCTTGAAGGCGAGGGCTACAGAATCGAAGGCAGAGAGGTAAAGGCTGGAAGGAGCCGTATAGACCTTCTGGTGAGCAGAGATGGTGTTTCGAGGCTCGTGGAGGTCAAGGGGTGCACGCTCGTTAGACAGGGCGTTGCTCTCTTTCCAGATGCTCCGACGGAGAGGGGGGTGAAGCACGTCAGGGAGATAATGGAAAGGAGAGGAATGATTTTCTTTCTTGTGATGAGGAACGACGCAAGGGTTTTTATGCCAAATCAGGAAACACATCCGGAATTTGCGAGGGTTCTCATGGAAGCCCGCGAGAACGGAGTTGATGTGAGGGCCGCGCTGCTCCGTCCGGAACTGCAGGAAGATTGCCTGACGATAAAGTTCGAGCGTTACCTGCCTGTGGAGTTTCCGGAGGAGCTTTGA
- a CDS encoding 2'-5' RNA ligase family protein codes for MIEKYRIKRKIQEFKKVYRIRYWHKVPHITLVYNFSPKEGVKNWELANIIKKVASKYNLRDLWFYYDGFEFNKGRNGYVLAFRIEPSQKLRRLRAELYNSLKPHILERPDVVKFNGANEDEFWFHATIGYRLSERDRELLSNYLKTIEDEYFMSYPLRISLLRNSKIAYEYDTATGKILSRQKALSKKTYSEMIKEYRKIFDIESNPPNSNSGIWLISDTHFDHENIIKYCARPFADVREMNRIILRNWNNTIQSSDTVYFLGDMSFGRRSKNPLYWLQKLNGRVKYIYGNHDSIQLGKNQEVVVYRGYKFLLVHDPKNMGNMKKFDGWIIHGHVHNNELRKYPFIDTKKRTINVCVEVINYKPISLDEIVTLIQRNEGGLIYRPC; via the coding sequence ATGATAGAGAAATACAGAATCAAGAGGAAGATACAAGAGTTTAAAAAAGTATATAGAATCAGATACTGGCATAAAGTGCCTCATATCACCCTCGTATATAATTTTAGCCCTAAGGAAGGCGTTAAAAATTGGGAGTTGGCCAACATAATCAAAAAAGTAGCTTCCAAATATAATTTAAGGGATTTGTGGTTCTATTATGACGGATTCGAATTCAATAAAGGTAGAAATGGTTATGTTTTAGCATTTAGGATTGAACCCAGCCAAAAGTTAAGGAGATTGAGAGCAGAGCTATATAATAGTTTAAAACCGCATATTCTTGAAAGACCAGATGTAGTGAAATTTAATGGTGCCAACGAGGATGAATTTTGGTTTCATGCAACTATTGGCTATCGTTTATCAGAGAGGGATCGTGAACTTTTATCAAACTACCTTAAAACCATAGAGGACGAATATTTTATGTCGTATCCTCTTAGAATATCTCTGCTGCGGAATAGTAAGATCGCTTATGAATACGATACAGCCACTGGCAAAATTCTTAGCAGGCAAAAGGCACTTTCTAAAAAAACATATTCGGAAATGATTAAAGAGTATAGAAAAATTTTTGACATAGAATCTAATCCACCTAATTCAAATAGTGGTATTTGGTTAATCTCTGACACTCATTTTGATCATGAAAACATAATTAAATACTGTGCCCGCCCTTTTGCAGATGTGCGCGAAATGAACAGAATTATTCTAAGAAATTGGAATAACACAATACAGAGTAGCGATACCGTATATTTTCTGGGAGATATGAGCTTTGGCAGACGCTCGAAAAATCCTTTGTACTGGTTACAAAAATTGAATGGACGGGTGAAATACATTTACGGAAACCATGATAGCATTCAGCTGGGGAAAAATCAAGAAGTTGTTGTGTATAGGGGATATAAATTTTTATTAGTACATGATCCAAAAAATATGGGAAATATGAAAAAATTTGATGGGTGGATAATTCATGGTCATGTGCACAATAATGAGTTAAGAAAATATCCATTTATTGACACCAAAAAAAGAACAATCAATGTATGTGTGGAAGTAATCAATTATAAGCCAATATCTTTAGACGAAATAGTAACATTAATTCAACGAAATGAGGGGGGACTGATCTATAGACCTTGTTGA
- a CDS encoding succinate dehydrogenase has translation MKGVLGWFTLKGKSLNSLAYSFHRLTGIVLLLYLIAHLSFLTSLRIGEETYTAFISTTVKLETLPLDSLLFLATFYHAFNGLRVVLNEFGLLYEARRALVYLMTLLALVFWLYSTYVMYLFLTGW, from the coding sequence ATGAAAGGAGTTTTGGGATGGTTTACGCTGAAGGGAAAATCGCTGAACAGCCTGGCCTACTCATTTCACAGGCTCACAGGCATAGTTCTCCTGCTTTACCTGATCGCCCACCTCAGCTTCCTGACGAGCCTCAGGATTGGAGAAGAGACATACACGGCATTCATCTCCACGACCGTGAAGCTGGAAACTCTGCCCTTAGATTCGCTGCTGTTTCTGGCCACATTCTACCACGCTTTCAACGGCCTGAGAGTCGTGCTGAACGAGTTCGGTCTGCTGTATGAAGCAAGAAGGGCGCTGGTATATCTGATGACCCTGCTTGCGCTGGTATTCTGGCTGTACAGCACGTACGTGATGTATTTGTTCCTCACGGGGTGGTAA